The Solenopsis invicta isolate M01_SB chromosome 3, UNIL_Sinv_3.0, whole genome shotgun sequence region GGTGCTCGTGTCTCCGTGTGTTAGTCGCCGATATTACGTTTACACGCGGACACGTGAACGCGTATTCACACGGACGTGCATACACATGCACGAGGTACCGCGTCATCTCCCCCGTTGCAGTCTCAGAGAACTCGAGACACCGCCGAAGTGATGCGCGAACCAGGGCGCATTGTCCTCGTCAGGCTATATTATGCAACTTCTCCCTCGATTCACCATCCCTTTTTTCaccctcctcctccctctcgTCGCCACTCTGTCCTCTCTTTCCCGCGTCTTTGCCAAGTCGgcttttttgttgttgttacgGCTACATTTGCTGGTATCTCTTTAGACATTCATGCGCCTCATTACGACAAGTACGATTGCGTAATTTCTAAAGAAACGGTCTGTCGTTCAAAAGTCTGAAAAAGTTTCTCGAAGTTGGTAACTAAGCTGCTGCGACAAAAAATTTCTCGTGTTTGCCAAACAAAGTTtggggggggggaagggggggacTAAATCGCGCAACGATTTTCGTAAATTAAACTAGCGATTTAGCAATGCATTTTTGATCATCTAGAAAAGAGCTTTCTTTTAAATCAGTAGTTGCATCTAATTatatctaaaacaaaaaagaatgtaaaaagagaaattgaattaattgaaataattagtTATTCTTTCTTATATCATAATTAAAACTACAATGTGCAGTTTGTTTCgcgttaattttataattaaattaataattatattatactgaaaaaaggatttggtaactttgccaaatttggtaatagttagcaaattcttttttcagtgcaatgtaattattttaatgaaccaacataattattttcagatttatattttaacaaaatcgttctttcagtGTAAAGAAATTTGCCTGGCATTTTTTTCGTTTGATTAAATCGATGTCGGTATAACGACTTTCGTGGAATAATACAGGTACAACAGTAGCATTCTTATTATTCGTCTAACATACATATAAACTTACATAATCAGCGGATGACGTCCATTTGTCGAGTTCATACGTCAAACGGCAATAATAATCCACGATTGCATCTGACATAAATCGGGAAATGATTGATGatcaatgtataaataatagatTCCTTTTGTGTTTTTCCGCAATGAGAAAACCAACTCGATTTATGACAAATCGAGATGgcaatagttaataatttttattattcttttgcgAGTtacaattgtacaatttttttacagtaataATCAGATAATAATCTTGCTActatttctatcttttcttcTGTCTTAGCCTTTTTTCCTCGTAGAATATGATTACGATGGTTTTTCTTGCTATTTGTAAAATGACGTCTTTCGggataatgaatataatataatcccgactcataaaattataatggcAGATTATTTTTATCCAGCGGTTTGATTATATAATAAGCGAATCCGCTAACTGAACCGATTACCACaagtaattaatttcattattgtttttgttagcttattaataatatatcgacattttaataactatttctatatatatatatatagtatatttaataactatttctatatatatatatatagtataaatatgtacatactgGTATGTGGAAATGGAGTTATTTCTACGTGTTGTGGAAATTTCGCATTGCGCGCGTATCAGCACTTTGCATAATAGAATTCTTTTTTCCTTCACTGATTAACGAGCTTGAAATAGCTTGTAATACTTTTAATCCGATTATGTTCGTTAGCGATGTCATCATTTCATTTCACAACGCTCTTAAGGAAAGCCATCGAGCTTCTCCTCGGCTTCTTCCGTGTATTTTGAATTTCGTTTATCCGTCTCTTTTAGCTCACGGGTTTTCTTCAGCAACCTGTTCCGTACAGCAGCATGTCGGAGGTCCGGAAGTATGTTGTCGCCAGGTGGGACCCCGCGTATAAGAACTGCCTCAGTATCGTTCTGCCAGACGGTTCGCTTCTTCTGCAAGCCAGCAACGCTTACACGAGGGACCAGTGGTACCACTCGATATTATGGAAGGTAcgtttacaatttataatttattacttttcggtaaaaatcattattgtttattattattatcttctactttaattattttcatcgtcgattttaaacgtaaaaaatcCCGAGGAATAAAAATCATACGAATCATCGGGACTGGTTGGATTtaacattcatattttatttgacCAAGCTGTGAGTTTTGTCATTGCTTGTGCACCGTGTTAATAGCGACAAAAAATTCGTGCGTAATGGATTTTCAGTTAATTTTTAGCTTATAACTTTTTGAGCTAACAGCGGAGAGCATCGTGTTTACCCACCGTCCGATCGGCATTTTTTGAACGGAGAACGATTGACGTTGTTCACGTGAATGCAAACGCTgataccaaatattttttttaatatcggcCTTCCGATATCTGATGTCGGCGGAAAACGGGGGAGCAAACACTGGCGCTATTAATGCCCGACATTGTGAGGCTGAAGCAGGAGGAAGTGATAACGGCGCGCGAGGCGAACGTTCTCGATCGTCCTCGATCAGATCGGATCGAATCTCCCGGATACGTCAGTGTTTTATGGAGGTTGCCGCGAGCGGTTTAATATCCTGCCGGGAAATTAATCAGTGGCGTCTCCTCGGGCCAGCGCGACTAGTAAATCGCAGCGTATGCGATCCGGGAACAGCCATAACGATTGATGGGATTTTATTGTTTACGACGTTATATTTTCTATGAAAACATTGCCGGCATATATTGACTGGATGTCGATGACTTTTGTCGAGATTGACCCTGTTCGCCGAGGGGCAGATTTGTTTCAGCTCAATTTCCAGCTTCAGAGATACGGGCGACGTGTGGGGGATATAACGTTTGggcatttaatttcaatttttagttaACGAGAATTCTTTTATTTGATCAGCGACGAAcgaatttttattccttttgtCGATGTCGAATTATTCGTTGCGATGAAGCTAATGGTAAAAGACTACAAATTTTCACATTTCCTCCTTACTTTATTAGTACGCACTTTTATAAGGTATATCATTTCTCGATTacagaattattatttcatgtctgagatttttttaatttctgaatatctaacgataaaaattaaacaatttgtattCAAATTCGCGAATCATCCGTCTGCCCGCAGAAAAACATTTTCAAGTATCAACACCTCGTGTCGATGAGCACACGAGAAGAGGTGATATTGCGCGAATTGCGCACCATGGTGGACTTCGCCCTATGGACACCACTCCAGGACGAGAGGGTGGCGGGCGCGCCGCTCGAGGCGGTCACTAAATTGCTGGACGAGCCCAGCACGGAGCTGCTCGACTCGGACGGGAAAACCGAGGAGATCTTCCGCGATCGTAGGGGCTGGGCAGAGGCCGTGCTCGCCGTGGTGGCACCGCTTCTGGAAAAAGCAGCTCCCCCGGCGGCGCTCGCGAGAGTACTCGCCAGACTGGCGCAACAGCATCCGCGATCGCAGCTGGTCCCGATGCTCAGCCCGGCGATCACGAGATGCCTCAAGCACACTGTTGACTTTGGCAAGTCGCCGGACATGAGAAAGCTGCTGCAGGTGAGGCGTCTGACAAGTATTACGTTACTTTGTTTGATTATAAAGTCTGCGGATGGTGAGATCAAGGGAGAGATCGCtcgtttctttttgttttatcgGCTCGGGAACTCTCTAAATTTCGAGAGTAAATCTCGTATAGAGTGAATAACATCCATTCGAAAATCGCgcaagctcaattttcactttttaaagTGACATTTAGAATGTTATTTTAGAgagccaaaaaaataaataaacaaacctTTGCTGCTTTGACGATTTTAGTTAATTCGAGAGAATCGTGACTCAATTTGTAAGtgataataaaatgcaaatgtgCATTTATGACGTTGCGTTGTGTACGTGTAGGTGTTCGTCGCCGCTTTGTATCAGAACAACGACGGCGAGCAGGCGATCAGGGATTACATCTCGTCAGTTCACGGGCCTGGTAGCGATTGTCCTCACCCGAGGGTACTTCCCAATCTCGTATCCATTTGCGTCGCGGCCATATTCCACAGGTAAGTTTCACCCGAGTTGGAATTGGATACGAGACCGACGAGATTTGATCAACGATGTTGATTCCGATTTCGCAGGTTCGAGGTGTCGAGTCGCGCGTCGTTGAACGAGGACAAACCGCCGTCGTTGCCACCGTTACAGTGTTACCTGCTTGTCTTGAATATCGCGTAAGTGTTCTGCTCACAAACAGATCTGACGTGCTTTTCTGCTCTCCGTGTTTGAAACCCTCGGTTCTAACGTGTCGGGAAAACGACGTTGCAGGTCAGAGTACATCGACTGGCGTCCAGGTCTCGGGGCATTGTTGCAACCCGTTCCATTCCCGGAAGACGCTCTAACCATGAGAGAGGTGCAACAATCCGTGCTGATGTGCGTGATGCAACGACTGGCGAAGGATCCAAGGTGCACGGTGCATCGCGTCCTACTACCCGTCAGAGAACCGCGTCCAGGTTGGATCCACATCGCCGCTCCGTCCAGCCCAGCTTGTCCAGATCGTGGAGAACTGTTCGGCGAGATGGTAAGGTTCTATAGAAttccatttcttttctttttgagAGAACTATATTTGCTTTCGATGTacctttaatttcattttatagaTGATTTTCATATAAGAGTTTgtaatagattttaattaattttaatacgcagtttcttttattttaaaaaattttatttagagagTTTTCTACTTTGTTGCGTCTGTTTTCATAGTTTTGATAGTATTTTTCATTCGTGAACTATTCagatgatattaaaaatagaaaaatatgaaaacaattaatttaaatgaaatcgTGTACCGAACtagaatcaataataaaaatcgcaaattgatattaattttcaaagattattttaactttattttaattgttgaaaaataccATTTCAATTTACAAGAATCGATAAAAAATCCTACaaaaattccattttaattgctttaatatttttccctacaaaaaaattttgaaaacagaTCTTTTTTCTCGGATCCAACAAAGCAGAATCTTCTCTTAATCGAAAAGATGATATATTTATGAGAAGCGCTTCACGCGCGTGCAGAAAGTTTCCTCGATGTTCTTTAGTAAGACCCCCTGTGAAGATTAAAATACCGAGGCAAAGACTTACAATGCTTatatatctttctttctttaatctcGTTTTATATATTCGGGCCGCACGTGGCGAGGGATATAAATACCTAACGGCGGAATATATATAGAGAGAATACACGTGCCGATGGATACGCAATTATCGCGCGCTTATCCGTTCAACGGCATCGAATTTATCCGCACGTGAAACGATTGTAGCGTATTCGGTAGCGTAATCTTGCGAGTCGAGCGTTTAGAATTGCGTTTCTCTGGCCACCGCGCGATAATCCACGTCGTCGGAGTAAGATCTGTTTTATTCAGAGACAATTTAATCCCCCGGGGATAGCGACGATGATTGTTCGACCGCGCGATTCGACCGAGCTGAGGTCCACCTGAATATTCATGAATCGCTCTTTTGATCGCGCGTCCGCGGCCGCGTCGTCTCCGGTGGACCCGTATTGACAGCATCAATTCCAATCTTCTCGGAAACAATCCGCGAAATCGAACCGCCACAATCGCACGGAATTAATGAAGTCTGCCGGATTGATCGCGGGACGGTGAACGGAACAGGAGGATGTCCGATGATCCTCGCAGCGAATGAATTCCGTCCTCGATAACAATCGAGATAATAGATCCATCGTCGATTCTGTTTATCGAGGAATTTTAACGAGCGAACGGAGAATCCGTTTGCTTATTTtaagttgaataaataaaattttctccgcCGGTTAGAGAGCACCAAAGATTCGTGCGGCATAGATTCTAACAGCGCGTTCTCGACAGCTCACGACTCTGCTGGCGTGCTGCTGTCGGCGGAAGAGGTTCATCGCGTCCCTGCTGAAGCAGGCGGGTGACGATTGCATTCTGCTGGCGGTGCGGGGCTGCGACGCCGCGCAGGAGGTGCTCTGCTTGATGCTCGAGTGGCGTTTGCTGCCGAACGAGGAGGCGAGACTTCAGATAGTCAACGCACTCGAGTCTACGGAATCCGGGAAGGAACGCTACGCCGCTCTCTGCCAGAGGCAGAAGAGTCTACAGGAGCTGGTAAGCGAGTTTGCGAATCGTCCTATAGCATTTTGTActtttgttcttttctttttcccttttttgtTGGCACTAACGTCGACGACTAAAAATTCTGTCGGTTCCTAAAGCGATTCTACATACGCACGGTATATATTCGATTTCAATTTCGCCAGCAACAAAAGGGCGGACCCCGGAAACTGACGCTACCGGTACGAGCGACCGACGCCGACGTCGCCCTTTTTCTGGGCGGTCGTGCTCTCGGTAATCTCGAATGCCTTAGCCTGGCCTTCACCTCCGTGACGTCCGCGTGCGCGGAACAACTGATAAAGTTGCCGGCACTGAGATATCTGAACTTGTGGGCTACGCAGTTCGGCGATACTGGCCTACAGATGATCAGCGAGCATCTGCAGAAGCTGCAGGTGCTGAACCTCTGCGAGACGCCCGTGTCCGACAAAGGCATCTCCACGTTGGCCTGTGAGTACCTGATAGTTTAGGATTTATTGTTAGTGTAACGAGACCTTTAACTTCTTTgtctacactgtaaaaaaaattcagtaaa contains the following coding sequences:
- the LOC105205359 gene encoding C-Maf-inducing protein, whose protein sequence is MFCFQSPFTRSSRSVVSTASLSTGKSKSSLTNAILSSNKMSNASERDHRRGSEATSEGSNSSIRYIDQEVSMSGGSSTDTLPGIRADYLDPEPLSPGADALTSPSGITVVLNGNGTNEQRILLQNESHQTARSLPSPTKKSNNNGNSWRRKLMLRLRSSDSSNLNNGETRSSSTTPSPASESTAESSSSSRNPRTDQGQQSGNATVSSPAVQIDVIGNPQVAVASVGDIPSLENGFSEPEENDDEEEDEEEACPETETEENSSLPSSPAAASTVGLTSSTVPYYDFLSVNGGVLRQETTSTSSPQLSSGASLRSSEESPPADTCSSYGEDSSPGMDSLKPEGLDASGCLPAARSCPNLERQSAGCSSTSGSSSPSPSPGPVGPRFKPLEEGDIQVCYLNHTRTLVKKILSSKFLRRWETHHLYLNDACLSSKTLTGFLQQPVPYSSMSEVRKYVVARWDPAYKNCLSIVLPDGSLLLQASNAYTRDQWYHSILWKKNIFKYQHLVSMSTREEVILRELRTMVDFALWTPLQDERVAGAPLEAVTKLLDEPSTELLDSDGKTEEIFRDRRGWAEAVLAVVAPLLEKAAPPAALARVLARLAQQHPRSQLVPMLSPAITRCLKHTVDFGKSPDMRKLLQVFVAALYQNNDGEQAIRDYISSVHGPGSDCPHPRVLPNLVSICVAAIFHRFEVSSRASLNEDKPPSLPPLQCYLLVLNIASEYIDWRPGLGALLQPVPFPEDALTMREVQQSVLMCVMQRLAKDPRCTVHRVLLPVREPRPGWIHIAAPSSPACPDRGELFGEMLTTLLACCCRRKRFIASLLKQAGDDCILLAVRGCDAAQEVLCLMLEWRLLPNEEARLQIVNALESTESGKERYAALCQRQKSLQELQQKGGPRKLTLPVRATDADVALFLGGRALGNLECLSLAFTSVTSACAEQLIKLPALRYLNLWATQFGDTGLQMISEHLQKLQVLNLCETPVSDKGISTLASLTSLRKLNLNSTKLSAQTFESLKKRLPALQEFDVRYTEAW